The Triticum aestivum cultivar Chinese Spring chromosome 3A, IWGSC CS RefSeq v2.1, whole genome shotgun sequence genome includes a region encoding these proteins:
- the LOC123057742 gene encoding transcription factor BHLH3-like: MDPLDEESFLEELMPLHREEAPAPPYPGSNSMMTISDLLFYGGGKGCTAEERSGPFQQPMLPSPPAVRPHPHQEFNFNYLSEMCNPWRSCIPDPPAVVQAAAGKAPLTLPLHDAIASSSTFVFGGGAGESSGMRSMPASGTHPESKLNAGSGTPSKNLMAERRRRKRLNDRLSMLRSAVPKISKMDRTATLGDTIDYVKELTERIKTVEEEMGTTPEELNLLKNFSSGGNEGTPTRSSTKLCANVENQGGGDTKIEICCSTNPGALIATVTALDVLGLEIEQCVVSCFSDFAMQASCSQAEGKRQVISTDEIKQALLRSAGYGARCL; encoded by the exons ATGGATCCGCTTGATGAGGAGTCCTTCTTGGAGGAGCTCATGCCGCTTCACCgggaggaggcgccggcgccgCCGTACCCGGGCAGCAACAGCATGATGACGATCAGCGACCTCCTCTTCTACGGCGGCGGCAAGGGCTGCACTGCCGAGGAGAGGAGTGGCCCATTTCAGCAGCCCATGCTGCCCTCGCCGCCGGCCGTGCGTCCGCACCCGCACCAGGAGTTCAACTTCAACTACCTGAGCGAAATGTGCAACCCCTGGAGGAGCTGCATCCCTGACCCTCCCGCGGTCGTCCAGGCTGCTGCCGGCAAGGCGCCGCTCACTCTTCCCCTCCATGACGCTATTGCGAGCTCGTCAACGTTCGTGTTCGGGGGAGGGGCCGGGGAGAGCTCGGGGATGAGAAGCATGCCGGCCTCCGGCACCCACCCGGAGAGCAAGCTCAATGCCGGAAGCGGAACTCCGTCAAAGAACCTCATGGCGGAAAGGCGGCGCCGGAAGCGGCTCAACGACCGCCTCTCCATGCTCCGGTCCGCCGTGCCCAAGATTAGCAAG ATGGATAGGACTGCGACCCTCGGGGACACCATAGACTACGTCAAGGAACTGACCGAGCGGATTAAAACCGTGGAGGAGGAGATGGGCACCACGCCCGAGGAGCTGAACCTGCTCAAAAATTTCTCCAGCGGTGGCAACGAGGGGACGCCGACGAGGAGTTCCACCAAGTTATGTGCTAACGTCGAGAACCAAGGCGGGGGCGACACGAAGATTGAGATCTGCTGCTCGACAAACCCCGGAGCGCTGATTGCGACGGTGACCGCGCTGGACGTGCTGGGGCTGGAGATCGAGCAGTGTGTCGTGAGTTGCTTCAGTGACTTCGCCATGCAGGCCTCGTGCTCACAA GCGGAAGGGAAGAGGCAGGTGATAAGCACAGACGAGATCAAGCAGGCATTGTTGAGGAGCGCAGGCTACGGGGCAAGGTGTCTCTAA